From Echinicola jeungdonensis, the proteins below share one genomic window:
- a CDS encoding ABC1 kinase family protein codes for MSEEKNEQGKIPVGKVRRAAKFIGTGAKVGTNYVRYYAKRMTDPELDREELDNENASDIYASLSELKGSALKVAQMMSMDKNMLPRAYQEKFAMAQYSAPPLSYPLVVKTFQKYFEKRPEEIYDTFTRSAVNAASIGQVHQGTLEEKLLAIKIQYPGVANSIGSDLRLVRPFALRLLNISEKELNHYMEEVEERLLEETDYNLEVERSREISIACQHIPNLVFPKYYDELSCERVITMDWLQGKHIKEWLKTSPNQEDRNRIGQALWEFYHHQVHNLKQVHADPHPGNFIIQEDGKLGIIDFGCVKVIPEDFYLGYFSLIKRELMINEAELNQIFYDLEFISDRDSDSEKAYFKSLFREMISLLGRPFHQETFDFADDGYFDQIFALSERVSNDKMFKKSRQARGSKHGLYVNRTYFGLYSLLNQLQARVETTKPDWLK; via the coding sequence ATGAGCGAAGAGAAAAATGAGCAGGGAAAAATTCCTGTAGGAAAGGTCCGAAGGGCTGCCAAATTTATTGGTACCGGTGCAAAGGTGGGTACTAATTATGTTCGGTACTATGCAAAAAGAATGACCGATCCGGAGTTGGACAGGGAGGAGTTGGACAATGAAAATGCTTCTGATATTTATGCTTCATTAAGCGAGCTGAAAGGTAGTGCCCTCAAAGTAGCCCAAATGATGTCCATGGACAAAAATATGCTACCCAGAGCTTATCAGGAAAAGTTTGCCATGGCACAATACAGTGCTCCACCTCTTTCCTATCCTTTGGTAGTAAAAACCTTCCAAAAATATTTTGAAAAAAGGCCAGAGGAAATTTATGATACTTTCACCAGATCCGCAGTCAATGCTGCTTCAATTGGACAAGTTCATCAGGGTACTTTGGAAGAAAAGTTGTTGGCCATTAAGATCCAATACCCCGGTGTTGCTAATAGTATAGGTTCTGACCTGCGTTTGGTAAGACCGTTTGCCCTTCGCCTGCTAAATATAAGTGAAAAGGAGCTCAACCATTATATGGAGGAAGTGGAGGAAAGGCTTTTAGAAGAAACTGACTATAATTTGGAGGTGGAAAGGTCCAGGGAAATTTCTATAGCTTGCCAGCACATTCCCAATCTGGTTTTCCCTAAATATTATGATGAGCTAAGTTGTGAGAGGGTGATTACCATGGATTGGTTACAGGGAAAGCATATAAAGGAATGGTTAAAGACCTCACCCAATCAGGAGGACAGAAACAGAATAGGACAGGCTTTATGGGAGTTTTACCATCATCAGGTTCATAATCTAAAGCAGGTCCATGCAGATCCTCATCCTGGCAATTTTATTATTCAGGAGGATGGGAAGTTGGGCATCATTGATTTTGGCTGTGTAAAGGTAATTCCAGAGGATTTCTACTTAGGTTATTTTTCCCTAATCAAGCGGGAACTGATGATCAATGAGGCTGAGTTGAATCAGATTTTTTATGATCTGGAATTTATTTCGGACAGAGATTCGGATTCGGAGAAAGCTTATTTTAAAAGTTTATTTAGGGAAATGATTTCCCTATTGGGAAGGCCATTTCATCAGGAAACCTTTGATTTTGCTGATGATGGGTATTTTGACCAAATATTTGCTTTAAGTGAACGGGTAAGCAATGATAAGATGTTTAAAAAATCCCGGCAGGCCAGGGGCTCCAAACATGGTTTGTATGTCAATAGGACTTATTTTGGCCTTTATAGCCTTTTGAACCAATTACAGGCAAGGGTGGAGACAACCAAACCAGATTGGTTAAAGTAA
- a CDS encoding S41 family peptidase has translation MDIKINFPRLLSLVVFLPSLFFYLGCQEDIEDPVHIEKKVKSTIYQSMKEWYYWNERLPASVNPELYDDYEGLLDQLRYEPLDRWSYITTQEAFARAFTGQNIGHGFGWSLDENENLFLTFVYEDSPAGQDGWQRGWEILKINGQPISNYKTEQGYNFELGPSESGISNSFTFLLPDGSTTTRNNTKAPYQSNSVLYQDIIDLSGNKVGYWAYNSFKATAGISPTKSLEVDNSLQYFESQSIDELIIDLRYNGGGSVAVAEQILNYLVPSHGDGKIMYTNQLNVDKAKFNESKTFDKKGNLELERIIFITSRGSASSSELVINCLTPYLDVILIGENTYGKPVGAFPLSTYYRTLAENDLELVPITFATANANGNAEYYEGFPVDFSIGDDFSKNWGEQGEPRLEAALNYILQGSFPAEERRKVVTPSWNMIDDFEGLKKEFPVY, from the coding sequence ATGGACATAAAGATTAATTTTCCCAGACTTCTAAGCCTAGTGGTCTTTTTGCCTTCCCTGTTTTTTTATTTAGGCTGCCAAGAGGATATAGAAGACCCTGTTCATATAGAAAAAAAGGTCAAATCCACCATTTACCAATCCATGAAGGAATGGTATTATTGGAACGAACGATTACCTGCTTCTGTAAACCCCGAATTATATGATGATTATGAAGGACTCCTGGACCAGTTGCGTTATGAACCTCTGGATAGATGGTCTTATATAACTACTCAAGAGGCCTTTGCCCGGGCTTTTACCGGCCAAAATATAGGGCATGGATTTGGTTGGAGCTTGGATGAGAATGAAAATTTATTTTTGACTTTTGTATACGAAGATTCTCCGGCTGGTCAAGATGGTTGGCAGCGGGGATGGGAAATTCTGAAAATCAATGGTCAACCCATTTCCAACTACAAAACCGAACAAGGCTATAATTTTGAATTGGGCCCTTCGGAAAGTGGAATCAGTAATTCCTTCACCTTTTTATTACCGGATGGCAGCACCACAACCAGAAATAACACAAAAGCACCCTACCAGTCCAATTCAGTGCTTTACCAGGACATCATCGATTTATCCGGTAATAAAGTGGGGTACTGGGCGTACAACAGCTTTAAAGCAACAGCAGGAATTTCCCCTACTAAAAGCCTCGAAGTAGATAATTCCCTCCAATATTTTGAATCTCAATCCATTGATGAACTGATAATCGATCTTCGGTATAACGGAGGAGGTTCGGTAGCTGTTGCCGAACAAATATTAAATTACCTGGTACCTTCACATGGGGATGGAAAAATCATGTACACCAATCAGTTGAACGTGGACAAAGCCAAATTCAATGAATCCAAAACGTTTGATAAAAAAGGAAACCTGGAACTGGAAAGAATCATTTTTATCACTTCCAGAGGGTCTGCCTCCTCCAGTGAACTTGTGATTAATTGCCTCACCCCATATCTGGATGTAATTCTAATTGGGGAAAACACCTACGGGAAACCTGTTGGGGCATTTCCGCTTTCTACCTATTACCGGACCCTAGCAGAAAACGATTTGGAACTGGTTCCTATTACCTTCGCTACTGCCAATGCCAATGGAAATGCAGAATATTATGAGGGTTTCCCAGTGGACTTCTCTATTGGGGATGACTTTTCCAAAAACTGGGGAGAGCAAGGAGAGCCTAGACTGGAGGCTGCTTTGAACTATATTCTCCAAGGAAGCTTCCCTGCCGAAGAAAGAAGAAAGGTGGTTACCCCTTCCTGGAATATGATTGATGACTTTGAAGGGCTAAAAAAAGAGTTTCCTGTTTATTGA
- the hisIE gene encoding bifunctional phosphoribosyl-AMP cyclohydrolase/phosphoribosyl-ATP diphosphatase HisIE — protein MKNLNIDFEKVNGLVPAIIQDANTNKVLMLGYMNEEALEKTRKTGKVTFYSRTKQRLWTKGETSENFLMLKDIKVDCDQDTLLVYVEPVGPVCHKGTDTCFAEENKSKTAFIDHLRGIIKDRKNNPSDKSYTTSLFAKGINKIAQKVGEEAVEIVIEAKDENKDLFMGEAADLLFHYLVLLEAKGYELDEVMGVLIKRHNK, from the coding sequence ATGAAAAATTTGAATATTGATTTTGAAAAAGTAAATGGCCTTGTCCCAGCCATCATTCAAGATGCCAACACCAATAAAGTATTGATGCTTGGGTATATGAATGAGGAAGCCCTTGAAAAAACCCGAAAAACTGGCAAGGTGACTTTTTATAGCAGAACCAAACAAAGACTTTGGACAAAGGGAGAGACCTCTGAAAACTTTTTGATGTTAAAAGATATTAAGGTAGACTGTGACCAGGATACACTTTTGGTTTATGTAGAGCCAGTTGGCCCGGTTTGTCACAAGGGGACTGACACCTGTTTTGCTGAGGAAAATAAATCCAAAACGGCCTTCATTGACCATTTGCGTGGAATCATCAAGGACAGAAAAAATAATCCATCGGACAAATCCTACACTACCTCTCTTTTTGCCAAAGGGATCAATAAGATAGCTCAAAAGGTAGGGGAGGAAGCCGTAGAAATTGTCATTGAGGCAAAAGATGAAAATAAAGACCTCTTCATGGGTGAGGCTGCTGATTTACTTTTCCATTACTTGGTATTGCTTGAAGCAAAGGGCTATGAATTGGATGAGGTAATGGGTGTGTTGATCAAAAGACATAATAAATAA
- the abc-f gene encoding ribosomal protection-like ABC-F family protein has translation MLSINNLSYHIGGRALYENASLHIKPKDKIGLVGQNGTGKSTLLKLIHGDYQPSQGEIQKSKDCTLGFLNQDLLSYQSEDSILDVALEAFKETLQLQEQIDKVLKQMETDHSEEIINRLAHLQERFEANEGYTIKSKAEEVLEGIGFSTEDLSRPLKTFSGGWRMRVMLAKLLLEKPSLLMLDEPTNHLDLPSIQWVENYLKNYEGAVIVVSHDQIFLDNCISTTVEVSRKTLTAYPGNYSFYKKEKEEREEIQQNAYENQQKMIKDTERFIERFRAKATKSNQVQSRVKALERMDRVDEVVSDEVAVNFRFKFSRKSGREVVGLEEVSKSYGDIKILENTSVRIERGDKIALIGANGKGKSTLLRIIDGSENIQGERHEGFNVIKSFFAQHQLEALNVNNEILQEMTQAGSAKTETELRNVLGCFLFSNDDVFKKIKVLSGGEKSRVALAKTLISEANFLLLDEPTNHLDMQSVNILIQALQQYEGTFITVSHDRHFIKGVANKIWYIEDHQIKEYLGSYEEYADWKTRQEEKEINSRATSSPAKKVKEKKSQVSRNDTEVQQAKKELKKLQREMELLEQKIMDLEIEKEELEGKLADPSIYENEQESAGLNEKYAKLKKEEDSLTKSWESLGEKIDGLQEMV, from the coding sequence ATGTTATCCATCAATAATTTATCCTATCATATTGGAGGAAGGGCATTGTATGAAAATGCTTCCCTTCACATTAAACCAAAAGATAAAATTGGCCTGGTTGGGCAAAATGGGACAGGTAAGTCCACCCTGCTCAAATTGATCCATGGTGATTACCAGCCCAGCCAAGGAGAAATCCAAAAATCCAAGGATTGCACTCTGGGTTTTTTGAACCAGGATTTGCTTTCCTACCAATCTGAGGATAGTATCCTGGATGTTGCCTTGGAAGCATTTAAGGAAACCTTGCAACTCCAGGAGCAAATTGACAAGGTGCTCAAACAGATGGAGACCGATCATTCAGAAGAAATTATCAACCGCCTTGCCCACCTACAGGAAAGATTTGAAGCTAATGAGGGTTATACCATTAAATCAAAAGCTGAAGAAGTCCTGGAAGGAATTGGTTTTTCAACCGAAGATCTCAGCAGGCCATTAAAAACATTTTCCGGAGGTTGGAGGATGCGGGTGATGCTTGCCAAGTTGCTTTTGGAGAAGCCCTCCTTATTGATGTTGGATGAGCCTACCAACCACCTGGACCTACCCTCTATTCAATGGGTGGAAAATTACCTAAAAAATTATGAAGGTGCAGTAATTGTTGTATCCCACGATCAGATCTTTTTGGATAATTGCATCAGCACAACCGTAGAGGTCTCCAGAAAAACATTGACTGCCTATCCGGGAAATTACTCATTCTATAAAAAGGAAAAAGAAGAACGGGAAGAAATCCAACAAAATGCATACGAGAACCAGCAAAAAATGATTAAGGATACGGAACGCTTTATTGAGCGGTTCCGGGCCAAGGCAACCAAATCCAATCAGGTCCAATCCAGAGTGAAAGCATTGGAGCGAATGGATAGAGTGGATGAGGTGGTAAGTGATGAAGTGGCGGTCAATTTCAGGTTTAAATTTTCCCGAAAATCTGGTCGGGAAGTAGTTGGACTTGAAGAGGTTTCCAAATCTTACGGAGATATCAAAATTCTTGAAAACACTTCTGTAAGGATTGAAAGGGGAGATAAAATTGCCCTGATCGGTGCCAATGGTAAAGGGAAATCTACTCTATTGAGGATTATTGATGGTTCAGAAAATATTCAGGGAGAGAGACATGAAGGATTTAATGTAATTAAGTCCTTTTTTGCCCAGCACCAATTGGAGGCCTTGAATGTAAATAATGAAATCCTCCAGGAAATGACCCAGGCAGGAAGTGCAAAAACTGAGACAGAATTAAGAAATGTTTTGGGTTGCTTTTTGTTTTCCAATGATGATGTGTTTAAAAAAATCAAGGTCCTTTCCGGAGGTGAAAAGTCCAGGGTGGCTTTGGCCAAAACCTTGATATCAGAGGCCAATTTCCTACTTCTGGATGAGCCTACCAACCACCTGGATATGCAATCGGTGAATATTTTGATACAAGCTTTGCAGCAATATGAGGGGACATTTATTACTGTTTCCCACGACAGACATTTTATCAAAGGAGTTGCTAACAAAATTTGGTACATCGAAGATCATCAAATTAAAGAGTATTTGGGATCTTATGAGGAGTATGCTGATTGGAAAACCAGACAGGAAGAAAAGGAAATTAACTCTAGAGCCACCTCCTCTCCTGCAAAAAAAGTAAAGGAAAAGAAATCTCAGGTTTCCAGAAATGATACTGAAGTCCAACAGGCCAAAAAAGAGTTGAAAAAACTGCAGAGGGAAATGGAATTGCTGGAACAAAAAATCATGGACCTTGAAATAGAAAAGGAAGAGCTGGAAGGGAAACTGGCTGATCCAAGCATTTATGAAAATGAGCAGGAAAGTGCCGGTCTCAATGAAAAATATGCCAAATTGAAAAAAGAAGAAGACTCACTTACCAAATCCTGGGAATCCCTTGGTGAAAAAATTGATGGATTACAGGAAATGGTTTAA
- a CDS encoding TetR/AcrR family transcriptional regulator, protein MEKTAVKKTTKIDKRKKILDGYKHHVLEHGREPVSVFKFSKDISIKETDFYAHFASFGAIKSAVWQQIFSDTVHGIESDNVYQEYNSREKLLAFFFTWIEELKKNRSYLLALYEDKIDLKNLMPKEMQGFKKDFKEFVNDILDEGKDREEIVKRPYISERYDEALWLEVMFIFRYWIQDESESFEKTDEAIEKSVNLAFDLMGKSALDTFVDFAKFLYQSK, encoded by the coding sequence ATGGAAAAAACAGCAGTCAAAAAAACAACAAAGATAGACAAAAGGAAAAAAATTCTTGATGGGTATAAGCATCATGTATTGGAACATGGGAGAGAACCTGTTTCAGTATTTAAGTTCTCGAAGGATATAAGCATTAAAGAAACAGATTTTTATGCCCATTTTGCTTCCTTTGGAGCCATTAAAAGTGCCGTATGGCAACAAATTTTTTCGGATACGGTGCATGGAATTGAATCCGACAATGTATACCAGGAATACAATAGCAGGGAAAAACTATTGGCTTTTTTCTTTACCTGGATCGAGGAACTGAAAAAAAATCGAAGTTATTTGTTAGCCTTATATGAGGATAAAATCGATTTGAAAAACCTTATGCCAAAAGAGATGCAGGGGTTCAAAAAGGATTTTAAGGAATTTGTCAATGACATTTTGGATGAAGGTAAGGATCGGGAGGAAATAGTAAAAAGACCCTATATCAGTGAAAGGTACGATGAGGCCCTTTGGCTGGAAGTGATGTTTATTTTCAGATATTGGATTCAGGATGAATCTGAAAGCTTTGAGAAAACCGATGAAGCCATAGAAAAATCCGTAAACCTTGCCTTTGACCTAATGGGGAAAAGTGCCCTGGATACTTTTGTGGATTTTGCCAAATTCCTTTACCAATCTAAATAG
- a CDS encoding PQQ-dependent sugar dehydrogenase: protein MNSYQSLFSSFCLTLVIMACSPDQNEDRQSQKNRGLPTIESVEGNNRVDISNANAEVKLENIQLPPNFKISVWAADVPNARSMTISEEGIVYVGTRQEGKVYALIDTEGDGKADFRYTLASDLRMPNGVALKDGDLYVAEISRILKFEDIKANLANPIFEVVYDQYPTEGHHGWKFIAFGPDGKLYVPVGAPCNICDPENDIFASITRIDVGTNNIQPEIVAHGVRNSVGFDWNPSNQNLWFTDNGRDHLGDNQPDCELNEVTSTGQHFGYPYWHSGDVKDPEFGDKGQGQDAYVAPKAKLGPHVAPLGMRFYEGKMFPEDFLNSIMIAKHGSWNRSTKIGYEVTQVNLNQGNVESETVFATGWLNDATQEVWGRPVDVQELTDGSLLVSDDYANCIYRITYEK, encoded by the coding sequence ATGAACTCCTATCAATCCCTATTTAGTTCCTTTTGCTTGACTTTGGTTATCATGGCCTGCTCCCCTGACCAAAATGAGGATAGGCAATCTCAAAAAAATCGTGGGCTACCCACCATTGAATCAGTAGAAGGAAACAACAGAGTGGACATTTCCAACGCTAATGCAGAGGTAAAGCTGGAAAACATCCAATTGCCTCCTAATTTCAAAATTAGCGTTTGGGCTGCTGATGTCCCGAATGCAAGGTCCATGACGATTTCAGAAGAAGGAATCGTTTATGTGGGCACACGGCAAGAGGGAAAAGTTTATGCCCTCATTGATACTGAGGGTGATGGAAAAGCAGATTTTCGCTACACACTTGCCAGTGACCTTAGAATGCCCAATGGGGTTGCCCTCAAAGATGGAGATCTTTATGTCGCCGAAATTAGCCGAATATTAAAATTTGAAGATATTAAAGCCAACCTGGCCAATCCTATTTTTGAGGTGGTTTATGACCAATATCCTACGGAGGGCCATCATGGCTGGAAATTTATTGCTTTTGGACCGGATGGCAAATTATATGTACCCGTTGGAGCGCCTTGTAACATCTGTGATCCGGAAAATGATATCTTTGCCTCCATCACCAGGATTGATGTAGGGACTAACAACATCCAACCAGAAATTGTAGCTCATGGCGTGAGGAATTCAGTAGGATTTGACTGGAACCCTTCCAATCAAAATTTGTGGTTCACCGATAATGGCAGAGATCATTTGGGTGACAACCAACCTGATTGTGAACTGAATGAAGTCACTTCAACAGGTCAACATTTTGGCTACCCTTATTGGCATTCAGGCGATGTAAAAGATCCTGAATTTGGAGATAAGGGCCAAGGGCAAGATGCTTATGTCGCTCCCAAGGCCAAACTCGGCCCCCATGTTGCGCCTTTGGGAATGCGGTTTTATGAAGGGAAAATGTTTCCGGAAGATTTCCTCAATTCCATTATGATTGCAAAACATGGATCCTGGAACAGAAGTACAAAAATCGGCTATGAAGTAACCCAGGTAAATTTAAACCAGGGAAATGTTGAATCCGAAACGGTTTTTGCAACAGGTTGGCTGAATGATGCCACACAAGAGGTTTGGGGAAGGCCTGTTGACGTGCAGGAACTAACAGATGGGAGTTTGTTGGTTTCTGATGATTATGCAAATTGTATCTACCGGATTACTTATGAGAAATAA